The following nucleotide sequence is from Gammaproteobacteria bacterium.
GTGCACCAGAGCGCGCGCTATCATCAGCCTACGCTTCATCCCCCCAGAGAGTTCTCGTGGCGTGCTCTTGCGTTTATCCCACAAGCCCAATTTATCCAGGCAATCTTCAGCGGCATCGACCGCCGTTTTTCTGTCTAAGCCATAATAGCCTGCTTGGCTTTTAATAATTTCTATCAAGGGCTCAAAACTATTAAAATTGAATTCTTGGGGGACTAAACCGATCTGGCTTTTAGCTTGGGAAAATTGCGTATCAATATCGTATCCCATGATCTGAACCTTGCCAGCAGTTTTATTGATTAAGGATGTTAAAATACCTATTAAAGTAGATTTGCCAGCACCGTTTGGGCCTAATAAAGCGAAGAAGTCTCCCATTCTCACGTTGAGATCTATATTATCTAAGGCAACCACCTTATTCTTATAAACTTTACCTAGTCCATCAATACTAAGAGCATTTTCAGTCATAATTTTATGCGTAGTCGAAAAGCAAAAGGAAGCTAATGTCTAATACAGATTTAATGCAGTATTTTTACACGGATGAAGATACTAACAGTATTCCGATTGATGTCGTACTCAAGTCAGAGTTTTCAGCCTGGAAGAAAAATCAATCTAAATATCTGCAAAATTGGATCGAAGCTTCTCAATTCAAAGCTAAGGCAAGCAATGTGTTGCGCATACCAAATATGCAAGGGTCTTTGGAAAAAGTTTTAGTTATTGCGGAAATTGAGAATTTAATGTGGTGTTTAGGGCTATGTGCTAAACAATTGCCTGCTGGCAAGTATCACATTAATTCATCACATAAAGATAATGAACAACTTTATTTAGGTTGGGGCTTGGGCGCATATCAATATATAGAATACAAAAAAGGTCAAGATAAACTTTGTAAATTGCATATAGATGGAGCAATAGATATAAATCAATTAACCGCAATCATACAAGCGGTGACAGTGGTACGCGATATGGTGAATGCTCCTGCCTCAGATATGATGCCGCAACACATATCGAAAGAATGCGAATCTATCGCACAAGAATTTGGTTTAAAAATATCTGAATGTATTGGGGACAATTTAATTACAGAAAATTATCCTGTTATTCATGCTGTAGGTCGTGCAAGTGCGCACGAACCGCGATTAATAGAATTTATCTGGGGCGACCCACAGCATCCTAGAGTTAGTTTAATAGGTAAGGGAGTGTCATTTGATAGTGGTGGTTTAGATATAAAATCTGCTCAGGGTATGCGACTAATGAAAAAAGATATGGGTGGCGCAGCCCATGCAGCAGGAATCGCTTTAGCAGTTATGCGATTAAAACTACCAATCCAACTACAGGTGTTAATTCCGGCAGTTGAAAATGCTATTTCAGGAGATGCATTTAGACCGGGTGATGTACTCACCTCAAGAAGTGGTAAGACAATTGAAATAGATAATACTGATGCAGAAGGAAGATTGATTCTTTGTGATGCCATAACCAAAGCAGTAGAGAGCAAACCTGATTTGTTGATAGATTTTGCAACTTTAACGGGAGCAGCTAGAGTTGCACTTGGAACTGAAGTGCCAGCATTTTTCACAAACGATGATTCTTCAGCAGCAGATTTAATGCAT
It contains:
- a CDS encoding ATP-binding cassette domain-containing protein; amino-acid sequence: MTENALSIDGLGKVYKNKVVALDNIDLNVRMGDFFALLGPNGAGKSTLIGILTSLINKTAGKVQIMGYDIDTQFSQAKSQIGLVPQEFNFNSFEPLIEIIKSQAGYYGLDRKTAVDAAEDCLDKLGLWDKRKSTPRELSGGMKRRLMIARALVHDPKLLILDEPTAGVDIEIRRSMWKLLRQINSEGKTIILTTHYLEEAENLCKNIAIIDHGKIIVDASMRNLLEKISEESFILYLQHPLTTQPKLEKYQFEIIDDKTLEITLTDNKTLYELFSILNGQGITILSIRNKSNRLEELFLKLTESQSN
- a CDS encoding leucyl aminopeptidase family protein yields the protein MQYFYTDEDTNSIPIDVVLKSEFSAWKKNQSKYLQNWIEASQFKAKASNVLRIPNMQGSLEKVLVIAEIENLMWCLGLCAKQLPAGKYHINSSHKDNEQLYLGWGLGAYQYIEYKKGQDKLCKLHIDGAIDINQLTAIIQAVTVVRDMVNAPASDMMPQHISKECESIAQEFGLKISECIGDNLITENYPVIHAVGRASAHEPRLIEFIWGDPQHPRVSLIGKGVSFDSGGLDIKSAQGMRLMKKDMGGAAHAAGIALAVMRLKLPIQLQVLIPAVENAISGDAFRPGDVLTSRSGKTIEIDNTDAEGRLILCDAITKAVESKPDLLIDFATLTGAARVALGTEVPAFFTNDDSSAADLMHASEIVNDPIWQLPLHQSYRYMLNSDIADIVNSAASGYGGAITAALYLKEFVPPETKWIHFDVMAYNMRARAGRPNGGEAMGLRAVVEFLQKRYTNQQ